The Gammaproteobacteria bacterium genome contains the following window.
GTGGGCGAAGAGCGAGGTGTCGAGGAGGGTCATGTCGGAGGCGTAGGCGAGGACGCAGCGGTGAATGTCGGGATCGTCCGGAAGGCTTCCCGTCGCCTTCACCCAGACATTCTGGACGGCGTCCAGCGGCTCGCGGCTGACATAGTGCCTGATATCGACCGGGCGAAGCTCGAGCGGTCGCCCACGCTCCCAGTACCGGCGGACCGGCTCGGGCGCGTCCTTCAGGAAAAGCGCTTTCAGCTCGGCTTCGCTCGGCAGCTCTTCCGGCGGCGGCACCGTAGGCATCGTCGCCTGGTGGTCGAGGCCCTGCTCGGCGACCTGGAACGAGGCCGACATGGAGAAGATCGCTTCGCCGTGCTGGATCGCCACCACCCGGCGGGTGGTGAAGCTCTTGCCGTCGCGGATCCGGTCGACCTCGTAGATGATCGGCACCGCCGGGTCGCCGGGCCGCAAGAAATAGCCGTGCAGCGAATGGGCGGCCCGGTCTTCGACGGTCCGCGCCGCGGCGACGAGGGCCTGACCGATGACCTGGCCGCCGAAGACGCGCTGCCAGCCGACCTGGGGGCTGCGGCCTCTGAACAGGTTGCGCTCGAGCGGTTCGAGGTCGAGAATGGACAGGAGCGTTTCGATTGCTGCGCTCGCCATGGCGCCCTCTCTTTCCGCGGTCGGAAGCGCCCTTTCGAACAGCGCGCGCAGAGAGTGTCAAGCACGACAGGTCGGTTCAGGGACAGGATCGGTGACAAACACACGTATCGAACCCGAGAGCCCGGACATCGTCATCGCCGGCGGGGGCCACGTCGGGCTGACGCTGGCCCTTGCCC
Protein-coding sequences here:
- the tesB gene encoding acyl-CoA thioesterase II; protein product: MASAAIETLLSILDLEPLERNLFRGRSPQVGWQRVFGGQVIGQALVAAARTVEDRAAHSLHGYFLRPGDPAVPIIYEVDRIRDGKSFTTRRVVAIQHGEAIFSMSASFQVAEQGLDHQATMPTVPPPEELPSEAELKALFLKDAPEPVRRYWERGRPLELRPVDIRHYVSREPLDAVQNVWVKATGSLPDDPDIHRCVLAYASDMTLLDTSLFAHGRAIFDRDLQAASLDHALWFHRPFRADEWLLYSEDSPSASGARGFTRGSLFSRDGRLVASVAQEGLIRLRSARG